In one Drosophila albomicans strain 15112-1751.03 chromosome X, ASM965048v2, whole genome shotgun sequence genomic region, the following are encoded:
- the LOC117578181 gene encoding maestro heat-like repeat-containing protein family member 1 → MDQRQRSPSANASAATAGGAAAASTGTSTAAAGAAANADKPTVLEGALHNIFDSLQDKDEQVRQAMQLAIVKILETHPERATKILTEYRAQNAKLNEQTVAMLLDCIHRVVRGETSLPTAANEKLILLALEELTRSVDQHVPLIQNPALHILVAIGRGKDCTLVVEMLQAHSGPAGSVPHFMLMQCLGQLALANTAGLVPHIKTILARCLPHLGGIKQDHVKLAYAYAIGRFSEALLEHGTNTPKGEAKAAANCATEISVAYDVLFNQWLHSREIKVCMEILQALSSMYPLLPTDRILDQAPRLVPQILALYRRSVDRNAVTQFLCSVLKTNLQLHAQVLDGVIDALITHLFDLVCVYPDYEKPQTVKGHYEVLRCFHLLAGNYAGKIMDTLLIHLRNNSERERIKSLLILTHLLNACAVQIESRVQSLIECLKQLILAERSVKMKLTLLKTIVALAQKSLIRDKEFVWFVVRHSCKYSKISQEHGTLEEHATLVVSCENTLFMLASTVGTLDDLLKRELLNYFLLLDYTDICGNLAKCLASLFAKSPHIEYDIASDDEQPNAALQSSPAAGDAAGSVEERPGGGLMVKRGKVIVPSAESIYARCLALLGNQQCIKRASNILSFLKYYHPQLNPALEELWERRISDMLLHINQPANYLQQLHDFVLETNEFLNTRDEQFAQRLASKLADQMYLYPMQMPHIEWQLPELSSERGMLLQAVALTLCQVTDVACIHTKIDLIVTTARQERLDKHVKHAEYERRIEPCARALGYIARQHLAHVIKKLSELAQMGGRKHSTGFFSNLHFIKDTHKELENYKSNLLVVKAFGRIMDEADPLQSLQHLDDAMLNFLMIQLAGHKDQTIMSAILQTLLSICNQLIVTKEQLPAPLKHRKQIMDTVFSIPIESPFHDLPLLPTILKLGTDFIRIGGSDSLEGVDGSVIFEIACKNFFGCAKQLKMKFESQEEDEHNSFLAKHLNESLPQLNALVRVIVELDPSPSTLDLIIGILECWMRDKNSEVRICASHVLNNTLEVYIKSMRIGGLEAPSKFNQTGQMLGKIVPRCIDSNGTVRQVSVDILQKTLEIACIYETLTIASIDSSAEWLKEIESIKEHIITDEPKQIYNLAGDIAKIIAQRISSFQYLQFCKTLLQSLRDPEQSSTIGASVVLKFFIQQKGSELFHAIPDLVKGSLVALQLCDAPRAKSGVLKALVALTKHHPKLVCAEMLQQPLPYDEHLVEYWHLVCNDPDLTGLMLDNFLQLLSGASLAEPAESQQTDRQRLASVPPFAIFCALHEMLPCKDIHDQLEARFAEMFCMLLTSLSSYTNLGPPMPVGAPISPSQPGKAASKFGFVPNKELVKLNPCQIALETFQAFLNNLEMEQIATVLTVNTSLASSTDWHSYIELLTPMAIGLTHQLQLNSPAMRQLINVLSKYVASPHDGQRVAAVGLYSRLVPLKPCGDLAATIMLHLGAALSDPNAVVRGLSLQGMGYVGQLGELEAPRYSEMAIQALLKGVDDTVGDCLINIPLESMRGLSRILQALPSDRVEPFHVSLAIRIRPFFGSYSMEMREAAIILFGDLCESKHDDGNSSPTSSMEALREQLLANLFPLLLHLSESDPSIATACKGTLRRVCRLLRAVRVNEMAEQQLSVDTEQLQYNSFVVEFVKVICLELTEHTQDFIDSCLPKLRSQWPEVRGSAAIVIGILHNFLNERNAQTESVASKIAVLLKDEQATVRMRAAQALGYFFGDV, encoded by the exons ATGGATCAACGGCAGCGCAGTCCATCAGCCAATGCATCGGCAGCGACTGCAGGCGGCGCAGCTGCAGCGTCAACGGGgacgtcgacagcagcagcgggagcagcagcaaatgccgATAAACCAACAGTTCTCGAAG GCGCATTGCACAACATATTCGATAGTCTGCAGGACAAGGACGAGCAAGTGCGTCAGGCGATGCAGCTGGCGATCGTAAAGATACTGGAGACGCATCCAGAGCGTGCCACAAAAATTTTGACTGAATATCGCGCCCAGAACGCGAAGCTAAACGAACAAACTGTAGCTATGCTCTTGGA CTGCATTCATCGCGTGGTCCGCGGAGAGACATCGCTGCCAACGGCGGCGAACGAGAAACTGATACTGCTCGCCCTCGAGGAGCTGACACGTAGCGTGGATCAGCATGTGCCGCTAATACAGAATCCGGCGTTGCACATACTCGTTGCCATTGGACGCGGCAAGGATTGCACGCTCGTCGTGGAGATGCTGCAGGCGCACAGCGGTCCAGCGGGCAGCGTGCCACACTTTATGCTGATGCAATGCCTCGGCCAGCTGGCGTTGGCGAACACAGCGGGTTTGGTGCCGCACATCAAGACGATCCTGGCTCGCTGTCTGCCCCACTTGGGTGGCATCAAGCAGGATCATGTGAAGCTCGCGTATGCGTATGCGATTGGACGTTTCAGCGAAGCGCTGCTAGAGCATGGCACAAATACGCCCAAGGGCGAGGCAAAGGCGGCGGCAAATTGTGCCACCGAGATCAGTGTGGCCTACGATGTGCTCTTCAACCAATGGCTGCACTCGCGCGAGATCAAAGTGTGCATGGAGATCCTCCAAGCTCTGTCCAGCATGTATCCGCTGCTGCCTACCGATCGCATATTGGATCAGGCGCCGCGTCTGGTTCCGCAAATATTGGCTCTGTATCGTCGCAGTGTGGATCGCAATGCGGTCACACAGTTTCTGTGCTCGGTGCTCAAAACGAATCTCCAGCTGCACGCTCAAGTGTTGGATGGCGTCATCGATGCGCTGATCACGCATCTCTTCGACCTCGTCTGCGTCTATCCGGACTACGAGAAACCCCAAACTGTGAAGGGACACTACGAGGTGTTGCGTTGCTTTCATCTGCTCGCCGGGAATTATGCTGGCAAAATAATGGACACACTGCTCATCCATCTgcgcaacaacagcgaaaggGAACGCATCAAATCGCTGTTGATACTGACGCATCTGCTCAACGCGTGCGCCGTGCAAATCGAGTCCCGGGTGCAGTCGCTCATCGAGTGTCTGAAGCAATTGATACTCGCCGAGCGAAGCGTTAAAATGAAGCTCACGCTCCTTAAGACAATTGTGGCCCTGGCTCAAAAGTCGCTGATACGCGACAAGGAGTTCGTGTGGTTTGTGGTGCGACACAGCTGCAAGTACAGCAAAATCAGCCAGGAGCATGGGACACTGGAGGAGCATGCCACGCTGGTGGTTAGCTGCGAGAATACGTTGTTTATGCTCGCCTCGACGGTGGGCACATTGGATGATCTGCTCAAGCGTGAGCTGCTCAACTATTTTCTGCTGCTCGACTACACGGATATCTGTGGGAATTTGGCCAAGTGCCTGGCCAGTCTCTTTGCCAAATCGCCGCACATTGAATACGACATTGCCAGCGACGATGAGCAACCGAATGCAGCATTGCAATCCTCGCCAGCTGCCGGTGACGCTGCTGGCAGCGTTGAGGAGCGGCCTGGCGGGGGATTGATGGTGAAGCGTGGCAAGGTGATTGTGCCGAGTGCGGAGAGCATCTATGCCCGGTGCTTGGCGCTGCTCGGAAATCAGCAGTGCATCAAGCGGGCATCAAACATACTCAGCTTCCTCAAGTACTATCATCCGCAGCTGAATCCCGCCCTCGAGGAGCTGTGGGAGCGTCGCATCTCCGACATGCTGCTGCACATCAATCAGCCGGCTAATTATCTACAGCAGCTGCATGATTTTGTGCTCGAAACAAATGAATTTCTCAACACACGCGACGAGCAATTCGCTCAACGTTTGGCCAGTAAACTGGCCGatcaaatgtatttgtatccCATGCAGATGCCCCACATCGAGTGGCAGCTGCCCGAGCTGAGCTCCGAGCGTGGAATGCTCCTCCAGGCAGTTGCCCTGACGCTCTGCCAGGTAACGGATGTCGCTTGCATCCATACGAAGATCGATCTGATTGTGACGACGGCGCGTCAGGAGCGTCTCGACAAGCATGTGAAGCATGCCGAGTACGAGCGTCGCATTGAACCCTGCGCCCGGGCCTTGGGCTACATTGCGCGCCAGCATTTGGCGCATGTCATCAAGAAATTGTCGGAGCTGGCGCAGATGGGTGGACGCAAGCATTCGACGGGTTTCTTTAGCAATCTGCACTTCATCAAGGACACGCACAAGGAGTTGGAGAACTACAAGAGCAATCTGCTCGTGGTGAAGGCCTTTGGCCGCATCATGGACGAGGCGGATCCGTTGCAATCGCTGCAGCATCTTGACGATGCCATGCTCAACTTTCTGATGATCCAGTTGGCGGGGCACAAGGATCAAACGATTATGTCGGCCATTCTGCAAACGCTGCTTAGCATCTGCAATCAGCTAATTGTGACCAAAGAACAATTGCCCGCTCCGCTCAAGCATCGCAAACAGATCATGGACACTGTGTTCAGCATACCCATCGAGTCGCCGTTCCACgatttgccgctgctgccaacGATCCTGAAACTCGGCACCGATTTCATACGCATTG GCGGCAGCGACAGTTTGGAGGGCGTCGACGGCAGCGTCATCTTCGAAATCGCCTGCAAAAACTTCTTTGGCTGCGCAAAGCAACTCAAGATGAAATTCGAATCACAGGAGGAGGACGAGCACAACAGTTTCCTCGCCAAGCATCTGAACGAATCGCTGCCACAGCTGAACGCGCTCGTTCGTGTCATTGTCGAATTGGATCCATCGCCATCGACCCTCGATCTGATCATTGGCATCCTCGAGTGCTGGATGCGCGACAAGAACTCTGAGGTGCGGATCTGTGCCAGCCATGTGCTTAATAATACGCTCGAAGTGTACATTAAATCTATGAGAATTGGAGGCTTGGAAGCGCCCTCAAAGTTCAATCAAACCGGACAAATGCTGGGCAAAATTGTGCCACGTTGCATCGACTCGAATGGCACTGTGCGTCAAGTATCGGTGGACATATTGCAAAAGACATTGGAAATTGCCTGCATCTATGAGACACTGACGATTGCTAGCATCGACAGCAGCGCCGAATGGCTGAAGGAGATCGAATCGATCAAGGAGCACATCATCACCGATGAGCCCAAGCAAATCTACAATCTGGCTGGCGACATTGCCAAGATCATAGCGCAACGCATCTCTAGTTTTCAGTATTTGCAGTTCTG TAAAACGCTGTTGCAATCGCTGCGGGATCCAGAGCAAAGCTCCACAATTGGTGCGAGCGTTGTGCTCAAGTTCTTTATACAGCAAAAGGGATCGGAACTGTTCCACGCCATTCCCGACTTGGTCAAGGGCAGCCTCGTCGCACTGCAGCTCTGCGATGCACCGCGTGCCAAATCGGGTGTACTTAAGGCGCTCGTTGCCCTGACCAAACACCATCCGAAGCTGGTGTGCGCCGAAATGTTGCAACAGCCGCTGCCCTACGACGAACATCTGGTCGAGTACTGGCATCTGGTGTGCAATGATCCCGACTTGACGGGCCTCATGCTCGACAATTTCCTCCAGCTGCTGAGTGGCGCTAGTCTGGCCGAACCGGCCGAAAGTCAGCAAACGGATCGTCAGAGATTGGCCAGTGTGCCGCCGTTTGCCATCTTTTGTGCGCTGCACGAGATGCTGCCCTGCAAGGATATACACGAT CAATTGGAAGCGCGCTTTGCGGAGATGTTTTGCATGCTGCTGACCTCGCTCTCCAGCTACACAAATCTGGGACCGCCGATGCCCGTCGGTGCTCCCATAAGTCCCAGCCAGCCAGGGAAGGCGGCGAGCAAGTTTGGCTTTGTGCCGAACAAAGAGCTGGTCAAGCTGAATCCCTGCCAAATCGCGCTGGAAACCTTTCAGGCGTTCCTCAACAATCTGGAAATGGAGCAGATCGCCACAGTGCTGACGGTGAACACATCGCTGGCCAGCAGCACCGATTGGCATAGCTACATCGAACTGCTCACCCCGATGGCCATTGGACTAACGCATCAACTGCAGCTGAACAGTCCGGCGATGCGGCAGCTGATCAACGTGTTGAGCAAATACGTTGCCTCGCCCCACGACGGGCAACGTGTGGCAGCCGTGGGTCTCTACTCGCGGCTGGTGCCGCTGAAGCCGTGCGGCGATCTGGCCGCCACGATTATGCTGCACTTGGGCGCAGCGCTGAGCGATCCTAATGCCGTGGTGCGTGGCCTGAGTCTGCAGGGCATGGGCTATGTGGGACAGTTGGGGGAACTGGAGGCGCCACGCTACTCGGAGATGGCCATTCAGGCGCTCCTCAAGGGCGTCGACGATACGGTGGGCGATTGCTTGATCAATATACCGCTGGAGAGCATGCGCGGCTTGTCGCGCATTCTTCAAGCGTTGCCCAGCGATCGAGTCGAGCCGTTCCACGTGTCGCTGGCCATACGCATTCGGCCGTTCTTCGGCAGCTACTCGATGGAGATGCGCGAGGCGGCGATCATCTTGTTTGGCGATCTGTGCGAGTCGAAGCATGACGATGGCAACAGTTCGCCCACCTCATCGATGGAGGCGCTGCGTGAACAGCTCTTGGCCAATCTGTTTCCCCTCCTCTTGCACCTCAGCGAGAGCGACCCGAGCATCGCAACCGCCTGCAAGGGAACCTTGAGGCGTGTCTGTCGCCTGCTCCGCGCTGTGCGCGTCAACGAGATGGCCGAGCAGCAGCTCAGCGTGGACACCGAGCAGCTGCAGTACAACAGCTTCGTGGTCGAGTTTGTCAAAGTGATT TGCTTGGAGCTGACGGAGCACACGCAGGACTTTATCGACTCGTGCCTGCCCAAGCTGCGCAGCCAATGGCCCGAGGTGCGCGGCAGTGCAGCCATCGTCATCG GCATCTTGCACAATTTCCTAAATGAGCGCAATGCACAGACCGAGTCGGTGGCCAGCAAGATTGCCGTGTTGCTGAAGGATGAGCAGGCCACGGTGCGTATGCGTGCTGCCCAAGCATTGGGCTACTTCTTTGGAGACGTTTAA
- the LOC117578182 gene encoding aladin, translating into MASLSNLKQCHKFNSPTSGGRNYNYVAELDNYPVINLKPELSGTTFSQRFTAAQSFIPDESESVPKRITRAFFDGGFLESLAEARSPRTREQMPMISRTADCIADLLERYNSLQLNLCPHKGELNAERIAQYVETRDWINSAIRCMAWHCDLFKLAIAGVDDMVRIYMRRIDNNGQPLVLKSPAQTQITCMAWRPMCPFELVVGCQQGLCFWTIDGNLHLGRITNPSLVLKHPNKVPISTLQWSQDGTLLATGSIADPDILIWQIDNGSMLPLRRIGPPGSLLKWSPDNEWLFASTVGRVFRVWKCNERWTTDRWVCNEGNVQAACWSPCGRFLLFASTAEPILYRIEFVQLLLGPTKGSDDKEVVPVADLNAIPLDGSNTNLIGGAVQQLAWDPHGKFLAITFRSTNAIAIFRTFIQKFGLQISVGYYLLGDTPTEYPSYVCFQPLNRENNRTVLAIGWSTGRIQFHALE; encoded by the exons atggcaTCGTTGAGTAATTTAAAGCAATGTCACAAATTCAACTCGCCCACAAGTGGTGGGCGCAATTATAACTATGTCGCCGAGTTGGACAATTATCCAGTTATCAACCTGAAGCCAGAACTAAGCGGCACAACGTTCTCACAACGCTTCACAGCAGCACAAAGTTTCATACCGGACGAAAGCGAAAGCGTGCCAAAGCGCATTACGCGGGCATTTTTCGATGGCGGCTTCTTGGAGTCCCTGGCCGAGGCGCGCAGCCCAAGGACGCGTGAACAAATGCCAATGATTAGCCGAACAGCGGACTGCATTGCCGATCTGCTGGAACGCTACAATTCCCTGCAATTGAATCTGTGTCCCCACAAAGGCGAATTGAATGCGGAGCGCATTGCACAATATGTGGAAACAAG AGACTGGATAAATAGCGCTATCCGCTGCATGGCCTGGCACTGTGATCTCTTTAAATTAGCAATCGCCGGCGTTGACGATATGGTGCGCATCTATATGCGGCGAATAGACAACAATGGACAGCCCTTGGTGCTCAAGAGTCCCGCCCAGACGCAGATCACGTGCATGGCCTGGCGTCCGATGTGCCCCTTTGAGCTGGTCGTGGGCTGCCAGCAGGGTTTGTGCTTCTGGACCATTGatggcaatttgcatttgggGCGCATCACGAATCCCAGCCTAGTTTTGAAACA TCCAAACAAAGTGCCCATTAGCACGCTGCAGTGGTCGCAGGATGGCACACTGCTGGCCACCGGTTCCATTGCTGATCCTGATATACTCATCTGGCAGATAGACAATGGCAGCATGCTGCCGCTGCGTCGCATTGGTCCGCCTGGCTCGCTGCTCAAGTGGTCGCCGGACAACGAATGGCTCTTTGCCAGCACCGTGGGTCGTGTGTTTCGTGTGTGGAAGTGCAACGAGCGCTGGACAACGGATCGTTGGGTGTGCAACGAGGGCAATGTGCAGGCCGCCTGCTGGTCACCCTGCGGTCGCTTTCTGCTCTTCGCCAGCACCGCCGAACCCATCCTGTATCGCATAGAATTCgtacagctgctgctgggacCCA CGAAGGGCTCCGATGACAAGGAAGTGGTGCCCGTGGCGGATCTGAATGCCATTCCCTTGGATGGCAGCAACACCAATCTCATTGGCGGCGCCGTGCAGCAGCTAGCCTGGGATCCACATGGCAAATTCCTGGCCATCACATTCCGTTCGACAAATGCGATTGCCATATTTCGGACATTCATACAGAAGTTTGGACTGCAAATATCCGTGGGCTATTATCTGTTGGGTGACACGCCCACTGAGTATCCCAGCTATGTTTGCTTCCAGCCGCTGAACAGGGAAAACAATCGAACGGTGTTGGCCATTGGCTGGTCAACTGGTCGCATACAGTTTCATGCTTTGGAATGA
- the LOC117564256 gene encoding gamma-tubulin complex component 3-like has translation MSQHSKFTSCSSSSSNNNHSKHKDIKSLLPNFNEFIDGKDSLDNLDAFVSNAVQFIAMCPNAFNKQLPKSENECLQKIMQAMNARSTGGQQQPGQIFYEQYNDATESINEQRVRDMLANLLLCSVQDDSQLQLLLGDGSLLLPPHSSKSSLQSSSQHNGNGNGLRNGNSNGNSSGTSNSNSSGNTISYDPTQASVALGQQPIPNYMLELAKQQNIDVGDDIVQNAIYSFIGVQGKYLKKDVVTGRFKLDAAHAKQLSSGQSSLLLRLAELGYYHDQVKKYSNSSTGYNAMGSMGYAFMSRLKEELNDYHGQVAQLLDVVKRHRLGQLTDYANSDLDWLQQRQQAPLTLMKLITWYMRPLQRMQWLTKISNACQLRKGGELASVVYGFLNNGNPMLDKLANDLLSVCCVPLVHMISKWMLEGGIEDNHGEFFVESLAEVGADRLWHDKFRLRLSMIPSFISHELADKILKTGKCINFLREICKIEEAVKGRKELKHIIDNQVSHIFAFVPDTTWHAAIETCYAQTSKHVLDIMVGPHKLLVHLQGMRRYLLLGQGDFATIFIENIKDELVKLGSDIYSHDLSAMLDAALRGTNAQYDDPEILNHLDVVVKTPYPGDCGWDVISLQYTVRGPLATMLEPAMPTYKTLFKPLWRMKHMEFVLSTNIWKEQMGNAKALRALNNEIGKATYRLNLFTAEIMHFVHQMQYYVHFEVIECNWVELQKRMQEATALDDILDAHSKFLQAISIGCFVKDSTNKESHLGVVYDTIISLVNIQAQFYDDCFTELNARKEMAKIIAESEQSGRFGLTTVQKMERDQERKIFEQKVMTFCHTLEDTSSIYGKAVGGFLLALNSSTDPNLQLFGTRLDFNEYYKKRDTNLSKPLTFEHMRMSNVNGHTKSHSTGRYSMAPQL, from the exons ATGTCACAGCATAGCAAATTcaccagctgcagcagcagcagcagcaacaataatcaTAGCAAGCATAAAGACATCAAGAGTTTGTTGCCCAATTTCAATGAGTTCATCGATGGTAAAGATTCGCTGGATAACTTGG ACGCCTTCGTGTCCAATGCGGTGCAATTCATTGCCATGTGCCCCAATGCCTTCAACAAACAGTTGCCTAAATCGGAGAACGAATGTCTGCAGAAGATTATGCAGGCTATGAATGCGAGGTCAACTGGTGGTCAACAGCAGCCTGGTCAAATCTTTTATGAGCAATATAACGACGCCACCGAATCA ATTAATGAGCAGCGTGTCCGAGACATGTTGGCCAATCTGCTGCTGTGCAGCGTGCAAGATGACtcacagctgcagctgttgctgggCGATGGCTCACTGTTGCTCCCACCCCACAGCAGCAAATCCTCACTGCAATCCTCAAGCCAACacaatggcaatggaaatggtCTTAGAAATGGCAACtcaaatggcaacagcagcggcaccagcaacagtaacagcagcggcaacaccATCAGCTATGATCCAACACAAGCGAGCGTGGCCTTGGGCCAACAGCCGATACCCAACTATATGCTTGAGCTGGCGAAGCAGCAGAATATCGATGTGGGCGATGATATTGTGCAGAATGCCATCTACTCGTTCATCGGGGTGCAGGGCAAGTATCTGAAGAAGGATGTGGTCACGGGACGCTTCAAACTGGATGCCGCACATGCCAAACAACTGTCGAGTGGCCAAAGTAGCCTGCTATTGCGTCTCGCCGAGCTCGGTTACTATCACGATCAGGTGAAGAAGTACTCGAACAGCTCGACGGGTTACAATGCCATGGGCAGCATGGGTTACGCCTTCATGTCCAGGCTGAAGGAGGAGCTGAATGATTATCATGGTCAGGTGGCGCAGCTGTTGGATGTGGTGAAGCGGCATCGCCTTGGCCAGCTGACAGACTATGCGAACAGTGATTTGGATTGGTTGCAGCAGCGTCAGCAGGCACCGCTGACACTGATGAAGCTGATCACATGGTATATGCGTCCATTGCAGCGCATGCAATGGCTGACCAAGATCTCGAATGCGTGTCAGTTGCGCAAGGGCGGTGAACTTGCCTCCGTCGTCTATGGCTTCCTGAACAATGGCAATCCCATGTTGGATAAGCTGGCCAATGATCTGTTGAGTGTTTGCTGTGTGCCGCTCGTGCACATGATCTCCAAGTGGATGCTTGAGGGTGGCATCGAGGATAACCATGGTGAGTTCTTTGTCGAATCACTGGCCGAAGTGGGCGCCGATCGTTTGTGGCACGACAAGTTTCGCCTACGCTTGAGCATGATTCCCAGCTTCATCTCGCACGAGTTGGCCGACAAAATACTGAAGACGGGCAAGTGCATTAATTTTCTGCGCGAAATCTGCAAGATCGAAGAGGCTGTCAAGGGGCGCAAGGAGTTGAAGCACATCATCGACAATCAAG TTTCGCACATCTTTGCCTTTGTGCCGGATACCACTTGGCATGCGGCCATCGAGACGTGCTACGCACAAACATCGAAACATGTGCTGGACATCATGGTGGGGCCGCACAAGCTGCTCGTGCATCTGCAGGGAATGCGGCGCTATCTGCTGCTCGGTCAAGGCGACTTTGCGACCATCTTCATCGAGAACATCAAGGATGAGCTGGTCAAGCTCGGGTCGGATATTTACTCGCATGATTTATCGGCCATGCTCGATGCCGCTTTGCGTGGCACAAATGCCCAGTACGATGATCCCGAGATCCTCAATCACTTGGATGTGGTTGTCAAGACACCGTATCCGGGTGATTGCGGCTGGGATGTGATCTCGCTGCAGTACACGGTGCGTGGTCCGTTGGCCACGATGCTGGAACCAGCGATGCCCACGTATAAGACACTCTTTAAGCCGCTGTGGCGCATGAAGCACATGGAGTTTGTGCTCTCCACCAACATCTGGAAGGAGCAAATGGGCAATGCTAAG GCATTGCGCGCACTCAACAATGAAATTGGCAAAGCCACATACAGATTGAATCTGTTTACGGCCGAGATCATGCACTTCGTCCACCAGATGCAATATTATGTGCACTTCGAGGTCATCGAATGCAACTGGGTGGAATTACAAAAGCGAATGCAAGAGGCAACCGCCTTGGATGACATATTGGATGCGCATTCGAAGTTCTTGCAGGCGATTAGCATTGGTTGCTTTGTGAAGGATTCGACGAACAAGGAAAGCCATCTGGGTGTAGTGTACGATACGATCATCAGTTTGGTGAACATACAAGCACAGTTCTACGACGATTGTTTCACCGAACTGAATGCCCGCAAGGAAATGGCCAAAATCATTGCCGAATCGGAGCAAAGCGGTCGTTTTGGTTTGACAACGGTGCAGAAAATGGAACGTGATCAGGAGCGTAAAATCTTCGAGCAAAAGGTCATGACATTCTGTCACACACTCGAGGACACATCGTCGATATATGGCAAGGCGGTGGGTGGCTTTTTGCTGGCCCTCAACTCTAGCACGGATCCCAATCTGCAGCTGTTTGGCACACGGCTGGACTTTAACGAGTATTACAAGAAGCGCGACACAAATCTCAGCAAACCGCTGACATTTGAGCACATGCGCATGAGCAATGTGAATGGCCATACAAAGAGTCATTCAACGGGTAGATATAGCATGGCGCCACAATTATAG